Proteins co-encoded in one Cytobacillus sp. NJ13 genomic window:
- a CDS encoding SDR family oxidoreductase produces MDLNLKNKKALVVASSQGLGKAIAAQLAQEGADVMITSRDEAKLQAVQKEFRDQYHVDVQYHRADVTNPEEIKLLVKYTAETLGGIDILINNAGGPPGGTFETLTDEDWEKAFQLNLLSHVRLIREALPELKKNGGRIINIASSSIKQPIPGLLLSNTFRLGIVGLTKTLSEELAAYNILINTVAPGRIATDRVDYLDQHNADQQNISKEEVAERAKRNIPLRRYGTPEEFANVVTFLASDASSYVTGSSILVDGGMVKAL; encoded by the coding sequence AAAAGCAATTGCGGCACAGCTTGCACAGGAAGGCGCCGATGTGATGATTACAAGCAGGGACGAAGCAAAACTGCAAGCCGTTCAAAAGGAATTCCGTGACCAATATCATGTTGATGTTCAGTATCACCGTGCAGATGTTACAAATCCGGAAGAAATAAAACTGTTAGTCAAATATACGGCAGAAACACTTGGCGGAATCGATATTTTAATCAATAATGCAGGCGGACCTCCCGGGGGAACGTTTGAAACCTTAACAGATGAAGATTGGGAAAAAGCATTTCAATTAAATTTATTAAGCCATGTAAGACTGATCCGGGAAGCACTTCCCGAATTAAAGAAAAATGGCGGCAGGATCATTAATATTGCTTCTTCAAGCATTAAGCAGCCGATACCAGGACTTCTGCTGTCCAATACATTCCGGTTGGGCATTGTCGGTCTGACCAAAACACTCTCAGAGGAATTGGCAGCTTATAATATCTTAATCAATACAGTAGCTCCGGGAAGGATTGCGACGGACAGAGTTGATTATCTGGATCAGCATAACGCGGACCAGCAAAACATCTCCAAAGAAGAAGTAGCAGAAAGAGCCAAACGCAATATCCCGCTGCGCAGATATGGAACCCCGGAAGAATTTGCGAATGTCGTAACTTTCCTGGCTTCCGACGCAAGCAGCTATGTGACGGGAAGCTCCATATTGGTCGATGGCGGGATGGTGAAAGCTTTATAG
- a CDS encoding MFS transporter has product MAHTLAKKQNAGSEKIWSRDFVLILMSNFFIFLGFQMTLPTIPLFVEKLGGNDQLIGIVVGIFTFSALLLRPYAGHTLETKGRRFVYLTGLAIFVLSVGSFGFVNSLIFLFVLRIVQGFGWGFSTTASGTIATDLIPAKRRGEGMGYFGLSGNIALAFGPTLGLALAGVISFKLLFLICALLGLAALVLSSRIKYKQAEKQSVPLKRWDIYEKSALRPSFLLFFITVTFGGIASFLPIYSAQKGIGGIHWYFLLFAIALMISRTFAGRLYDQRGHQAVFLPGAVLILAAMFLLAWLPNSMIMYIAAILYGLGFGSVQPALQAWSVKEAPANRRGMANATFFSFFDLGVGIGAMVFGQIAHLFGYSSIYMTAAGSVGISILLYIWILITKRG; this is encoded by the coding sequence ATGGCTCATACTCTAGCAAAAAAACAGAATGCAGGCTCTGAAAAGATTTGGTCCAGAGATTTTGTGCTCATATTGATGTCCAACTTTTTTATTTTTCTCGGATTTCAAATGACATTGCCCACCATCCCTCTTTTTGTAGAAAAATTGGGAGGAAATGACCAGCTGATCGGGATTGTAGTCGGCATTTTTACATTCTCTGCTCTGCTATTGCGCCCTTATGCAGGACATACGCTGGAGACAAAGGGAAGGCGTTTTGTCTATTTAACGGGCCTTGCGATTTTTGTACTTTCAGTTGGTTCATTTGGATTTGTTAATAGTCTAATCTTCTTATTTGTCTTAAGGATTGTCCAAGGATTTGGCTGGGGTTTTTCAACAACAGCCTCCGGAACCATTGCCACCGATTTGATACCTGCTAAGCGGCGCGGGGAAGGGATGGGCTACTTCGGTCTTTCCGGGAACATAGCCCTGGCTTTCGGTCCCACCCTGGGACTGGCGCTTGCCGGAGTTATATCTTTCAAACTCTTATTTTTAATTTGTGCCCTGCTGGGTTTAGCCGCACTGGTATTATCATCAAGAATCAAGTACAAGCAGGCTGAAAAACAAAGTGTTCCCTTGAAGCGATGGGATATCTATGAAAAAAGTGCCTTAAGGCCTTCATTTCTTTTATTTTTCATTACCGTTACCTTCGGCGGCATCGCTTCGTTTCTCCCAATATACTCTGCTCAAAAAGGCATAGGCGGAATACACTGGTATTTCCTGCTGTTTGCGATTGCCTTAATGATTTCCCGGACTTTTGCCGGCAGATTATATGATCAACGGGGACATCAGGCTGTGTTTTTACCTGGTGCGGTGCTGATTTTAGCAGCCATGTTTCTGCTGGCATGGCTGCCGAACAGCATGATCATGTATATAGCGGCCATTCTTTATGGTCTGGGATTTGGATCTGTCCAGCCTGCCCTACAGGCCTGGTCTGTCAAAGAAGCGCCTGCCAATCGCCGCGGGATGGCCAATGCAACGTTCTTCTCCTTTTTTGATCTCGGAGTTGGGATAGGTGCAATGGTCTTTGGCCAAATCGCCCATTTGTTTGGCTACAGCAGCATTTATATGACTGCAGCCGGTTCGGTAGGAATCTCCATACTATTATATATCTGGATACTGATTACAAAACGAGGTTAA
- a CDS encoding P1 family peptidase, which produces MKIRERGITIGKLQPGKKNCITDAEGVMVGQITLDYPLNNGQYACTGVTAVLPHGGNLFREKVPAASYVINGFGKTTGLVQVEELGLIESPIMLTNTFGVPAVTHGTLEYLLRTTPEIGDTTGTVNIVVGECNDGYLNSIRTLPVRPEHAIAAIENANPERAEEGAVGAGKGMVCFGYKGGAGASSRIISEEQSSKDYIIGCLVVTNFGNKDEFPFSKYGLSEIPQETKDTPDGSIMIILATDAPVSDRQLKRLAKRCGIGLGRTGSHFSNGSGDIVIAFSTANKVSHGSINMMENACFIRDDHPLMNRLFQGAAEAAEEAILNSLSQGVTTKGREGRVVEGMFS; this is translated from the coding sequence ATGAAGATTAGAGAAAGAGGAATAACGATTGGAAAACTGCAGCCTGGCAAAAAGAATTGCATCACAGATGCAGAAGGGGTCATGGTGGGCCAAATCACTCTGGACTATCCTCTCAATAATGGCCAATATGCCTGTACCGGCGTAACCGCAGTTTTGCCCCATGGAGGAAATTTATTCCGTGAAAAGGTCCCGGCAGCAAGCTATGTCATCAATGGCTTTGGAAAAACGACGGGTCTGGTTCAGGTTGAAGAATTAGGCCTGATTGAATCTCCCATTATGCTGACAAACACATTTGGGGTTCCGGCGGTCACACATGGAACCCTGGAATATTTGTTACGAACCACTCCTGAAATTGGAGACACAACTGGAACGGTCAATATCGTCGTGGGAGAATGCAATGATGGGTACCTAAATTCCATTCGGACACTTCCTGTGAGACCGGAACATGCAATAGCAGCCATTGAAAATGCCAATCCGGAAAGAGCGGAGGAAGGTGCGGTCGGAGCAGGGAAAGGCATGGTGTGTTTCGGATATAAGGGCGGAGCAGGAGCGTCATCGCGAATCATCAGCGAAGAACAAAGCTCAAAAGACTACATAATCGGGTGTCTGGTGGTCACCAATTTTGGCAATAAAGACGAATTTCCATTCAGCAAATACGGCCTGTCAGAAATTCCGCAGGAAACCAAAGACACGCCTGATGGCTCAATTATGATCATCCTGGCCACGGACGCACCCGTCAGTGACAGGCAGCTGAAAAGGCTTGCCAAAAGATGCGGCATTGGCCTCGGCAGGACAGGCAGCCATTTCAGCAATGGCAGCGGGGATATCGTCATTGCTTTTTCAACTGCCAATAAAGTTTCTCACGGGAGCATCAATATGATGGAAAATGCCTGTTTTATCAGAGACGACCATCCGCTTATGAATAGGCTTTTTCAAGGTGCTGCAGAAGCCGCGGAGGAAGCGATTCTGAATTCCTTGTCCCAGGGAGTAACGACGAAAGGACGGGAGGGAAGAGTAGTGGAGGGGATGTTTTCATAA